From Saccopteryx leptura isolate mSacLep1 chromosome 3, mSacLep1_pri_phased_curated, whole genome shotgun sequence, one genomic window encodes:
- the DSP gene encoding desmoplakin isoform X1, whose amino-acid sequence MSCNGGSHPRINTLGRMTRAESGPDLRYEANGGGGGRMYYCRRYTVNDQNSDGYCQTGTMSRHQNQNTIQELLQNCADCLMRAELIVQPELKYGDGIQLARSRELDECFAQANDQMEITDGLIREMRQMGQPCDAYQKRLLQLQEQMRALYKAISVPRVRRASSKGGGGYTCQSSSGWDEFTKRITSECLGWMRQQRTEMDTVSWGVDPGSVEQQIGSHRSLHNAIGDYRWQLDKIKADLREKSAIYQLEEEYENLLKASFERMDHLRQLQNIIQATSREIMWINDCEEEELLYDWSDRNTNIAQKQEAFSIRMSQLEVKERELNKLKQESDQLVLNQHPASDKIEAYMDTLQTQWSWILQITKCIDVHLKENAAYFQFFEEAQSTEAYLKGLQDSIRKKYPCDKNMPLQRLLDQIKELEKEREKILEYKRQVQNLVNKSKKIVQLKPRNPDYRSSKPIILRALCDYKQDQKIVHKGDECILKDNNERSKWYVTGPGGVDMLVPSVGLIIPPPNPLAVDLAGKIEQYYEAILALWNQLYINMKSLVSWHYCMIDIEKIRAMTIAKLKTMRQEDYMKTIKDLELHYQEFIRNSQGSEMFGDDDKRKMQSQFTDAQKHYQTLVIQLPGHPQHQTVTTTEITHLGSCQDVNHNKVIETNRENDKQETWMLMELQKIRRQIEHCEGRMALKNNLLADQASSHHITVKINDLKSVQNDSQAIAEVLNQLKDMLANFRGSEKYCYLQNEVFGLFQKLENINGVTDGYLNSLCAVRALLQAILQTEDMLKVYEARLTEEETVYLDLDKVEAYRCGLKKIKNDLNLKKSLLATMTTELQKAQQIHSQTSQQYPLYDLDLSKFSEKVTQLTDRWQRIDKQIDYRLWDLEKQIKQLRNYRDNYQAFCKWLYDAKRRQDSLECMKFGDSSTVMRFLNDQKNLHNEISGKRDKSEEVQKIAELCANSIKDYELQLASYTSGLETLLNIPIKRTMVQSPSGVILQEAADMHAQYIELLTRSGDYYRFLSEMLKSLEDLKLKNTKIEVLEEELRLARDANSENCNKNKFLDQNLQKYQTECSQFKAKLVSLEELKRQAELDGKAAKQNLDKCYSQIKELNEKITRLTYEIEDEKRRRKAMEDRFDQQKSDYDQLQKARQCEKESLGWQKIESEKAIKEKEFEIERLRILLQEEGSRKREYENELAKVRNHYNEEMSNLRNKFETEINITKTTIKEISMQKEDDAKSLRNQLDRLSRENRDLKDEIVRLNDSILQTTEQRRRAEEATLQQKACGSEMMQKKQHLELELKQVIQQRSEDNARHKQSLEEAAKTIQDKNKEIERLKADFQEEAKRRWEYENELAKVRNSYDEEIISLKNQFETEINITKTTIHQLTMQRQDDTSGYRAQIDDLTRENRSLSEEVKRLKNMLAQTTENLRRMEENVQQQKATGSEVTQRKQQLEVELRQVTQMRTEESLRYKQSLDDAAKTIQDKNKEIERLKQLIQTETNERKCLEDENAKLQRAQHELQRANNSATETISKLKIQEKELTRLRIDYERISQERSVKDQDITRFQNSLKDLQLQKQKVEEELNRLKRTASEDSSKRKQLEEELEDMRRSLKEQVIKITSLTQQLEQASIVKKRSEDDLRQQRDVLDGHLREKQRTQEELRRLSLDVEALRRQLLQEQDNVKQAHLRNEHFQKAIEDKSRSLNESKIEIERLQSLTENLTKEHLMLEEELRNLKLEYDDLRRGRSEANSDKNATISELRSQLQISNNRTLELQGLINDLQRERENLRQEIEKFQKQALEASNRIQESKSQCTQVVQERESLLVKIKVLEQDKMRLQRLEDELNRAKAALEAECRMKQRLECEKQQIQNDLNQWKTQYSRKEEAIRKIESEREKSEREKNSLRSEIERLQAEIKRIEERCRRKLEDSTRETQSQLETERSRLQREIDKLKQRPYGSHRETQTEYEWTVDSSKLVFDGLRKKVTAMQLYECQLIDKTTLDKLLKGKKSVEEVASEIQPYLRGAGAIAGASVSPKEKYSLVEAKRKKLITPESTVMLLEAQAATGGIIDPHRNEKLTVDSAIARDLIDFDDRQQIYTAEKAITGFDDPFSGKTVSLSEAIKKNLIDRETGMRLLEAQIASGGIVDPVNSVFLPKDVALARGLIDRDLYRSLNDPRDSQKNFVDPVTQKKVSYMQLKERCRIEPHTGLLLLSVQKRSMSFQGIRQPVPVSELVDSGILGLSTVNELESGRISYDEVGERIKDFLQGSSCIAGIYNETTKQKLGIYEAMKIGLVRPGTALELLEAQAATGFIVDPVSNLRLPVEEAYKRGLVGIEFKEKLLSAERAVTGYNDPETGNIISLFQAMNKELIEKGHGIRLLEAQIATGGIIDPKESHRLPVDIAYKRGYFNEELSEILSDPSDDTKGFFDPNTEENLTYLQLKERCIKDEETGLCLLPLKERKKQVQTSQKNTLRKRRVVIVDPETNKEMSVQEAYKKGLIDYDTFKELCEQECEWEEITITGSDGSTRVVLVDRKTGSQYDIQDAIDKGLIDRKFFDQYRSGSLSLTQFADMISLKNGVGNSSGGSGSLSDDVFSSSRHESVSKISTISSVRNLTIKRSSLSDPLEESSPIAAIFDTENLEKISIAEGIERGIVDSITGQRLLEAQACTGGIIHPTTGQKLSLQDAVSQGLIDQDMTTRLKPAQKAFIGFEGVKGKKMSAAEAVKEKWLPYEAGQRFLEFQYLTGGLIDPEVHGRISTEEAIRKGFIDGRAAQRLQDTSSYAKILTCPKTKLKISYKDAMNRSMVEDVTGLRLLEAASVSSKGLPSPYNMSSAPGSRSGSRSGSRSGSRSGSLSGSRRGSFDATGNSSYSYSYSFSSSSIGH is encoded by the exons AAAGCGTCCTTTGAGAGAATGGATCACCTGCGACAGCTGCAGAACATCATCCAGGCCACTTCCAGAGAGATCATGTGGATCAATGACTGTGAGGAAGAGGAGCTACTCTACGACTGGAGTGACAGGAACACCAACATTGCTCAGAAGCAAGAGGCCTTCTCG ATACGCATGAGTCAACTGGAAGTTAAGGAAAGAGAACTCAATAAACTTAAACAAGAAAGTGACCAACTTGTTCTCAATCAACATCCAGCTTCAGACAAAATTGAG GCATATATGGACACTCTTCAGACACAGTGGAGCTGGATTCTTCAGATCACCAAATGCATTGATGTTCATCTCAAAGAAAATGCTGCTTACTTTCAG TTTTTTGAGGAGGCCCAGTCGACAGAAGCCTACCTGAAGGGCCTTCAGGACTCCATCAGGAAGAAGTACCCCTGTGACAAGAACATGCCTCTGCAGCGCCTGCTGGACCAGATCAAGGAGCTGGAG AAAGAACGAGAGAAAATCCTTGAATACAAGCGTCAGGTGCAGAACTTGGTGAACAAATCCAAGAAGATTGTGCAGCTGAAACCACGTAACCCAGACTACAGAAGCAGCAAGCCCATCATTCTCAGGGCTCTGTGTGACTACAAACAAGACCAG AAAATTGTGCACAAAGGGGATGAATGCATCTTGAAGGACAACAATGAACGCAGCAAGTGGTATGTGACGGGCCCAGGAGGGGTAGACATGCTGGTTCCATCCGTTGGTCTGATTATTCCTCCTCCAAATCCTCTGGCCGTGGACCTGGCTGGCAA GATTGAGCAATACTATGAAGCCATCCTAGCTCTGTGGAACCAACTGTATATCAACATGAAGAGCCTTGTGTCCTGGCATTATTGTATGATTGACATTGAGAAAATCAGGGCCATGACTATTGCCAAG CTGAAAACAATGAGGCAGGAAGATTACATGAAGACAATAAAAGACCTTGAGTTACATTACCAAGAGTTCATCAGAAACAGCCAAGGCTCGGAGATGTTTGGAGATGACGACAAACGGAAAATGCAGTCTCAGTTCACGGACGCCCAGAAACATTACCAGACGCTGGTCATCCAGCTCCCCGGCCACCCCCAGCACCAGACAG TAACCACAACTGAAATCACTCATCTTGGTTCCTGCCAAGATGTCAACCATAATAAAGTAATTGAAACTAACAGAGAAAATGACAAGCAGGAGACGTGGATGCTGATGGAGCTCCAGAAGATTCGCCGGCAGATAGAGCACTGTGAGGGCAGGATGGCTCTGAAGAACAACCTTCTGGCAGACCAAGCGTCCTCCCACCACATCACAGTGAAGATAAATGACCTAAAG agtgtACAGAATGATTCTCAAGCAATTGCCGAAGTTCTCAACCAGCTTAAAGATATGCTAGCTAACTTCAGaggttcagaaaaatattgctacttACAGAATGAGGTATTTGGGCTGTTTCAGAAACTGGAAAATATCAATGGCGTTACAGATGGCTACTTAAACAG TTTATGCGCTGTGCGAGCACTCCTCCAGGCCATCCTCCAAACGGAAGACATGCTAAAAGTTTACGAAGCCAGACTCACTGAGGAGGAAACTGTTTACCTGGATCTGGACAAAGTGGAAGCTTACCGCTGTGGACTGAAG aaaattaaaaatgacttgaACTTGAAGAAGTCATTGTTGGCCACCATGACGACAGAACTGCAGAAAGCCCAGCAGATCCACTCCCAGACGTCACAGCAGTATCCACTTTATGATCTAGACCTGAGCAAGTTCAGTGAGAAAGTCACACAGCTGACAGATCGCTGGCAAAGGATAGACAAACAGATAGATTACAG ATTATGGGACCTGGAGAAGCAAATCAAACAACTGAGAAATTATCGTGATAACTATCAGGCTTTCTGCAAATGGCTCTATGATGCCAAACGCCGCCAGGATTCCTTAGAATGCATGAAGTTTGGAGATTCCAGCACAGTCATGCGATTTTTAAATGATCAGAAG aaCTTGCATAATGAAATTTCTGGCAAACGAGACAAATCAGAAGAAGTACAAAAAATTGCTGAACTTTGTGCAAATTCAATTAAG GATTATGAACTCCAGCTGGCATCCTACACCTCAGGACTGGAAACTCTACTGAACATACCTATTAAAAGGACCATGGTTCAGTCTCCTTCTGGGGTGATTCTGCAGGAG GCTGCAGATATGCACGCTCAGTACATAGAACTACTTACAAGGTCTGGAGACTATTATAGATTCTTGAGTGAGATGCTAAAAAGTTTGGAAGATCTGAAG CTTAAAAATACCAAGATTGAAGTTTTGGAAGAGGAGCTCAGACTGGCCCGGGATGCCAACTCTGAAAACTGCAATAAGAACAAATTCCTGGATCAGAACCTGCAGAAATACCAGACAGAGTGTTCCCAGTTCAAAGCCAAGCTTGTGAGCCTGGAGGAGCTAAAGAGACAGGCTGAGCTGGATGGAAAGGCAGCTAAGCAAAATCTAGACAAGTGCTACAGCCAAATAAAAGAACTCAACGAGAAGATCACCAGACTGACTTACGAGATCGAagatgaaaagagaagaagaaaggccaTGGAAGACAGATTTGACCAACAGAAGAGTGACTATGACCAACTGCAGAAAGCAAGACAATGTGAAAAGGAGAGCCTTGGCTGGCAAAAAATAGAGTCTGAAAAAGCCATCAAAGAGAAGGAGTTCGAGATAGAAAGGTTGAGGATTCTTCTGCAGGAGGAGGGGTCCCGGAAGAGAGAATATGAAAATGAGCTGGCAAAGGTAAGAAACCACTATAATGAGGAGATGAGTAATTTAAGGAACAAGTTTGAAACAGAGATTAACATTACGAAGACCACCATCAAGGAGATCTCCATGCAAAAAGAGGATGATGCCAAAAGTCTCAGAAACCAGCTTGATAGACTCTCCAGGGAAAATCGAGATCTGAAGGATGAAATTGTCAGGCTGAATGACAGCATCCTGCAGACCACAGAGCAGCGAAGGCGGGCTGAAGAAGCTACCCTTCAGCAGAAAGCCTGTGGCTCTGAGATGATGCAAAAGAAGCAGCATCTGGAGCTAGAGCTCAAGCAGGTCATCCAGCAGCGCTCTGAGGACAATGCAAGACACAAGCAGTCCTTGGAAGAGGCTGCAAAGACCATTCAGGACAAAAATAAGGAGATTGAGAGACTAAAAGCTGACTTTCAGGAGGAGGCCAAGCGCCGCTGGGAATATGAAAATGAACTGGCTAAGGTAAGAAACAGTTACGATGAGGAAATCATTAGCTTAAAAAACCAGTTTGAGACAGAGATCAACATCACCAAGACGACCATCCACCAGCTCACTATGCAGAGGCAAGACGACACCAGTGGCTACCGAGCCCAGATAGACGACCTCACCAGAGAGAACAGGAGCCTTTCCGAAGAAGTAAAGAGGCTGAAGAACATGTTAGCCCAGACCACGGAGAATCTCaggagaatggaagaaaatgtcCAGCAACAAAAGGCCACTGGCTCGGAGGTGACTCAGAGAAAGCAGCAGCTGGAGGTCGAACTGAGGCAGGTCACGCAGATGAGAACAGAAGAGAGTCTGAGATACAAGCAGTCCCTTGATGACGCAGCCAAGACGATCCAGGATAAAAATAAGGAGATAGAAAGGTTAAAACAACTtatacaaacagaaacaaatgaacgTAAATGCCTGGAAGATGAAAATGCTAAGCTACAAAGGGCCCAGCATGAGTTGCAGAGAGCAAATAATAGTGCAACAGAGACGATAAGCAAGTTAAAGATTCAGGAGAAAGAACTGACACGCCTGAGAATCGACTATGAAAGGATTTCCCAGGAGAGGTCTGTGAAGGACCAGGATATCACCAGATTCCAGAACTCTCTGAAGGACTTACAGTTGCAGAAGCAGAAAGTGGAAGAGGAGCTGAACCGGCTGAAGAGAACAGCCTCAGAAGATTCCTCCAAGAGGAAGCAGCTAGAAGAAGAGTTGGAAGACATGAGGAGGTCTTTGAAGGAGCAAGTGATAAAAATCACCAGCCTGACCCAGCAGCTGGAGCAGGCATCCATTGTTAAGAAAAGGAGTGAGGATGACCTCCGGCAGCAGAGGGATGTACTGGATGGCCatctgagggagaagcagaggacccaggaagAGCTGCGGAGGCTCTCCTTGGATGTAGAGGCCCTGAGGCGGCAGTTGCTCCAGGAACAGGACAATGTCAAACAGGCTCACTTGAGGAATGAGCATTTTCAGAAGGCCatagaagataaaagcagaagcttaaatgaaagcaaaatagAAATCGAGAGGCTGCAGTCTCTGACAGAGAACTTGACCAAGGAGCACCTGATGTTGGAGGAAGAACTACGGAACCTGAAGCTGGAATATGATGACCTCAGGAGGGGCCGGAGTGAAGCAAATAGTGATAAAAACGCAACCATCTCTGAACTAAGAAGCCAACTGCAGATCAGCAACAACCGAACCCTGGAACTGCAGGGACTGATTAAtgatttacagagagagagggaaaatttGAGACAGGAAATTGAGAAATTCCAAAAGCAAGCTTTAGAG gCATCTAATAGGATTCAGGAATCAAAGAGTCAATGCACTCAGGTGGTGCAAGAAAGAGAGAGCCTTCTGGTGAAAATCAAAGTTCTGGAGCAAGACAAgatgaggctgcagaggctgGAGGATGAGCTGAACCGCGCGAAAGCAGCTCTAGAGGCAGAATGTAGGATGAAACAGCGCCTCGAGTGTGAGAAACAGCAAATCCAGAATGATCTGAATCAGTGGAAAACCCAATATTCCCGCAAAGAAGAGGCCATTAGAAAGatagagtcagaaagagaaaagagcgagagagagaagaatagcCTTAGGAGTGAGATAGAAAGACTCCAGGCAGAGATCAAGAGGATCGAGGAGAGGTGCAGGCGCAAGTTGGAGGATTCTACCAGGGAGACACAGTCACAGTTGGAAACAGAACGTTCCCGACTTCAGAGGGAAATTGACAAACTGAAACAGCGCCCATATGGATCCCATCGGGAGACCCAGACTGAGTATGAATGGACTGTGGACTCCTCCAAGCTGGTGTTTGATGGACTGAGGAAGAAGGTGACGGCGATGCAGCTCTATGAGTGCCAGCTGATTGACAAAACAACCTTGGACAAGCTGCTGAAGGGGAAGAAGTCAGTGGAGGAAGTTGCTTCTGAAATCCAGCCTTATCTTCGGGGTGCAGGAGCTATCGCTGGAGCTTCTGTCTCTCCTAAGGAAAAGTACTCTTTGGTAGAGGCCAAGAGAAAGAAACTGATCACCCCAGAATCCACAGTCATGCTTCTGGAGGCCCAGGCAGCTACAGGTGGTATAATTGATCCCCACAGAAATGAGAAGCTGACTGTTGACAGTGCAATAGCTCGGGACCTCATTGACTTTGATGACCGTCAACAAATATATACAGCAGAAAAAGCTATCACTGGATTTGATGACCCATTTTCGGGCAAGACAGTATCTCTTTCAGAAGCCATCAAGAAAAATTTGATTGATAGAGAAACCGGAATGCGTCTGCTGGAAGCCCAGATTGCTTCAGGAGGTATTGTGGACCCTGTGAACAGTGTCTTTTTGCCAAAAGATGTAGCCTTGGCCCGTGGGCTGATTGACAGAGATTTATATCGGTCCCTGAATGATCCTCGTGATAGTCAGAAAAACTTTGTGGATCCAGTCACCCAAAAGAAGGTCAGTTATATGCAGCTGAAGGAACGGTGCAGAATCGAACCTCACACTGGTTTGCTCTTGCTGTCGGTACAGAAGAGAAGTATGTCCTTCCAAGGAATCAGACAGCCTGTGCCTGTTTCTGAGCTAGTAGATTCTGGTATATTGGGACTCTCCACTGTAAATGAACTGGAGTCAGGTCGAATCTCTTATGATGAGGTTGGTGAGAGAATTAAGGACTTTCTTCAGGGTTCAAGTTGCATAGCAGGCATTTACAATGAGACCACAAAACAGAAGCTTGGCATTTATGAAGCCATGAAAATTGGCTTGGTCCGACCTGGTACTGCTCTGGAGTTGCTGGAAGCCCAagcagctactggctttatagtggATCCTGTGAGTAACTTGAGGTTACCAGTAGAGGAAGCCTATAAAAGAGGTCTGGTTGGTATTGAGTTCAAAGAGAAGCTCCTGTCTGCAGAACGAGCTGTCACTGGGTACAATGATCCTGAAACGGGAAACATAATTTCTTTGTTCCAAGCCATGAACAAGGAGCTCATTGAGAAGGGCCATGGCATTCGATTATTAGAAGCACAGATTGCAACCGGTGGGATCATCGACCCGAAGGAGAGCCACCGATTACCAGTTGACATAGCATACAAGAGGGGCTACTTTAATGAGGAGCTCAGTGAGATTCTCTCAGATCCCAGTGATGATACAAAAGGGTTTTTTGACCCAAACACTGAAGAGAATCTTACTTACCTACAACTGAAAGAAAGATGCATCAAGGATGAGGAAACAGGGCTATGTCTATTGCctctgaaagaaaggaagaaacaggtGCAGACATCACAGAAGAATACCCTGAGGAAGCGTAGAGTGGTCATTGTGGACCCAGAAACCAACAAGGAGATGTCTGTTCAGGAGGCTTACAAGAAGGGCCTTATTGATTATGACACCTTTAAAGAACTGTGTGAGCAGGAGTGTGAGTGGGAAGAAATAACTATCACTGGGTCTGATGGCTCCACCCGGGTGGTCCTGGTAGATAGAAAGACAGGCAGTCAGTATGATATTCAAGATGCTATTGACAAGGGCCTCATTGATAGAAAGTTCTTCGATCAGTACCGATCTGGCAGCCTTAGCCTCACTCAATTTGCTGATATGATCTCCTTGAAAAATGGTGTCGGCAACAGCAGTGGCGGGAGTGGTAGTCTCAGTGATGACGTTTTCAGCAGCTCTAGACATGAGTCAGTGAGTAAGATTTCTACCATATCCAGTGTCAGGAATTTAACCATTAAGAGAAGCTCTCTCTCTGACCCCCTGGAAGAATCGAGCCCTATTGCAGCCATCTTTGACACGGAAAACCTGGAGAAGATCTCCATTGCTGAGGGGATAGAACGGGGCATCGTGGATAGCATCACTGGTCAGAGGCTGCTGGAGGCTCAGGCCTGTACGGGTGGCATTATCCACCCTACCACCGGTCAGAAGCTGTCACTTCAGGATGCTGTCTCCCAGGGCCTGATCGACCAAGATATGACCACCAGGCTGAAGCCTGCTCAGAAAGCCTTCATTGGCTTTGAAGGTGTGAAGGGAAAGAAGATGTCTGCAGCAGAGGCAGTGAAAGAAAAATGGCTTCCCTATGAGGCTGGTCAGCGCTTCCTAGAGTTCCAGTACCTCACTGGGGGCCTCATTGACCCCGAAGTGCATGGGAGGATAAGCACGGAAGAGGCCATCAGAAAAGGCTTCATCGACGGCCGAGCAGCTCAGAGGCTGCAAGACACCAGCAGCTATGCCAAAATCCTGACCTGCCCCAAAACCAAGTTAAAAATATCCTACAAGGATGCTATGAATCGTTCCATGGTGGAAGATGTCACTGGCTTACGCCTTCTGGAGGCCGCCTCTGTCTCATCCAAGGGCTTGCCTAGCCCTTACAACATGTCTTCTGCCCCAGGCTCCCGCTCTGGCTCTCGCTCTGGGTCTCGCTCTGGCTCCCGCTCTGGCTCCCTCAGTGGGTCCCGGAGAGGAAGCTTTGATGCAACAGGGAATTCTTCCTACTCTTACTCCTACTCCTTTAGCAGTAGCTCTATTGGGCACTAG